The following proteins come from a genomic window of Enterobacter chengduensis:
- a CDS encoding EamA family transporter, with translation MTITVFCILLFAALLHAGWNAIVKAGTDKLYAAISVSGSATLIALVLLPFSPQPSAASWPFLIVSCALQVVYTVLVAKTYQVSDMSQTYPLMRGTAPLLVALISVLALGDRLSWLAWSGIGVICLSILAMAMNGRMQSRKGIQLALLNACFIAGYTLVDGTGVRLSDTALGYTLWTFFMNGFCLLGWAMVARRREASGYLRLHWKKGLLGGVGTMGSYGLALWAMTQAPLAVVAALRETSILFGALIAFVLLKEKVAGLRIAAALGIAGGAILLRLA, from the coding sequence ATGACCATCACCGTATTCTGCATTTTGCTGTTTGCCGCGCTGCTGCATGCCGGCTGGAACGCCATCGTTAAGGCCGGAACGGACAAGCTCTATGCCGCGATAAGCGTCAGCGGCTCCGCCACGCTGATTGCGCTGGTGTTGCTCCCCTTCTCTCCGCAGCCTTCTGCCGCAAGCTGGCCGTTTTTGATCGTCTCCTGTGCCCTACAGGTTGTGTACACCGTGCTGGTGGCGAAGACCTATCAGGTTTCCGATATGAGTCAGACCTACCCGCTGATGCGCGGCACCGCGCCGCTGCTGGTGGCGCTGATCAGCGTCCTGGCGCTTGGCGATCGTCTCTCCTGGCTCGCCTGGTCCGGCATCGGGGTCATTTGCCTGTCGATTCTGGCGATGGCGATGAACGGGCGCATGCAGTCCCGAAAAGGGATCCAGCTGGCGCTGCTGAACGCCTGTTTTATCGCCGGGTATACGCTGGTGGACGGCACCGGGGTGCGGCTCTCGGACACCGCGCTGGGCTACACGCTGTGGACCTTTTTTATGAACGGTTTTTGCCTGCTCGGCTGGGCGATGGTGGCGCGTCGGCGTGAAGCCTCCGGCTACCTGCGTCTGCACTGGAAAAAGGGGCTGCTCGGCGGCGTCGGTACCATGGGATCGTATGGCCTGGCACTGTGGGCGATGACGCAGGCACCGCTGGCCGTAGTCGCGGCGCTGCGTGAAACCTCAATTCTTTTCGGGGCGCTGATTGCCTTTGTGCTTTTAAAAGAGAAGGTTGCGGGCCTGCGCATCGCTGCGGCGCTGGGCATTGCCGGCGGCGCTATTCTCCTGCGCCTCGCATAA
- a CDS encoding GNAT family N-acetyltransferase, with protein sequence MSRLLIEPVTPDEPGYIALKAESIALNFNMLRRLEESWQRGENRFNAPGEKLLGAFLNGKLVGVCGLNRDPFSQQPRAGRIRHLYVSEKCRGLGIGKQLLTVVMADASIWFDFLNTRAPDTAYGFYSRAGFTLVSDEPRVTHRLFCAV encoded by the coding sequence ATGTCGCGTCTGTTAATTGAGCCTGTTACGCCCGATGAACCGGGCTATATCGCCCTGAAGGCGGAAAGTATCGCATTGAATTTCAACATGCTGCGCAGGCTGGAAGAGAGCTGGCAGCGGGGTGAAAACCGCTTTAACGCGCCGGGTGAAAAGCTGCTGGGGGCGTTTCTTAACGGCAAGCTGGTCGGCGTTTGCGGCCTCAACCGCGATCCGTTCAGCCAGCAGCCGCGCGCCGGGCGCATTCGCCATCTTTACGTCAGCGAGAAGTGTCGCGGGCTAGGCATCGGCAAACAGCTTTTAACCGTGGTGATGGCCGATGCCAGCATCTGGTTTGATTTCCTGAATACCCGCGCGCCGGATACCGCGTATGGGTTCTACAGCCGGGCGGGTTTCACGCTGGTCTCAGACGAACCGCGGGTGACGCACCGCCTTTTTTGTGCGGTGTAA
- the tisB gene encoding type I toxin-antitoxin system toxin TisB, with protein sequence MSIVDMVILILKLIVAVLQLLDAALKFLR encoded by the coding sequence ATGAGCATCGTGGATATGGTGATACTTATCCTCAAACTCATTGTTGCTGTACTGCAACTGCTTGATGCTGCCCTGAAATTCCTTCGGTAA
- the ivbL gene encoding ilvB operon leader peptide IvbL, with amino-acid sequence MTSSIFTSTLLKTAQPAAVVVVRVVVVVGNAP; translated from the coding sequence ATGACTTCATCCATCTTCACTTCGACCCTACTAAAAACTGCGCAACCAGCCGCAGTGGTCGTCGTGCGTGTGGTGGTGGTCGTCGGCAATGCGCCGTAG
- the ilvB gene encoding acetolactate synthase large subunit — protein MASSGTTSTTTRFTGAQLIVHLLERQGITTVAGIPGGTVLPLYDALSQSTKIRHVLARHEQGAGFIAQGMARTQGKPAVCMACSGPGATNLVTAIADARLDSIPLICITGQVPSSMIGTDAFQEVDTYGISIPITKHNYLVRDISELPQVISDAFRIAQSGRPGPVWIDIPKDVQTAAIEIDVLPEPGDRAPAPEFSAESVRDAAAMINAAKRPVLYLGGGAINAADEIRQFAEKANLPTTMTLMALGMLPKAHPLSLGMLGMHGARSTNYILQEADLLIVMGARFDDRAIGKTEQFCPNAKIIHVDIDRAELGKIKQPHVAIQGDVAEVLAQLIPQTDATDRADWRQLVADLQREFPGAIPTEGDPLSHYGLINAVAACVDDSAIITTDVGQHQMWTAQAYPLNRPRQWLTSGGLGTMGFGLPAAVGAALANPDRKVICFSGDGSLMMNIQEMATAAENQLDVKIILMNNEALGLVHQQQSLFYKQGVFAATYPGMINFMQIAAGFGLHTCDLNAEEDAHAALQAAISRPGPALIHVRIDPEQKVYPMVPPGAANTEMVGE, from the coding sequence ATGGCAAGTTCGGGCACAACATCCACCACGACGCGTTTTACCGGCGCGCAACTGATCGTTCATTTACTGGAACGGCAGGGCATCACCACAGTTGCGGGCATCCCGGGCGGCACGGTGCTGCCGCTGTACGACGCGTTAAGCCAAAGCACAAAAATCCGCCACGTGCTGGCGCGCCACGAGCAGGGCGCGGGCTTTATCGCGCAGGGCATGGCGCGTACCCAGGGCAAACCGGCGGTCTGTATGGCCTGCAGCGGCCCGGGCGCAACCAACCTGGTGACCGCCATCGCCGACGCGCGCCTCGACTCCATTCCGCTGATCTGCATTACCGGCCAGGTGCCGTCCTCAATGATCGGCACCGATGCGTTCCAGGAAGTGGATACCTACGGCATCTCTATCCCCATCACCAAACATAACTATTTAGTTCGCGATATCAGCGAGCTGCCTCAGGTTATCAGCGATGCGTTCCGCATTGCGCAGTCCGGCCGCCCGGGCCCGGTGTGGATAGACATTCCTAAGGATGTCCAGACCGCAGCGATCGAGATTGACGTGCTGCCGGAGCCGGGCGACCGTGCCCCCGCGCCGGAATTCAGCGCGGAGAGCGTGCGCGACGCCGCCGCCATGATTAACGCCGCCAAACGTCCGGTGCTCTATCTGGGCGGCGGGGCGATTAACGCCGCAGATGAAATCCGCCAGTTCGCTGAAAAAGCCAACCTGCCGACCACCATGACCCTGATGGCGCTCGGCATGCTGCCAAAAGCGCACCCGCTCTCGCTCGGCATGCTGGGCATGCACGGCGCGCGCAGCACCAACTACATCCTGCAAGAGGCGGATTTGCTGATTGTAATGGGCGCGCGTTTTGATGACCGGGCGATTGGCAAAACCGAGCAGTTCTGCCCGAACGCCAAAATCATTCACGTGGACATCGACCGCGCCGAGCTGGGTAAAATCAAGCAGCCGCACGTGGCGATTCAGGGCGACGTGGCTGAAGTGCTGGCGCAGCTGATCCCGCAGACGGACGCGACCGACCGCGCCGACTGGCGCCAGCTGGTGGCCGATCTGCAGCGCGAGTTCCCGGGCGCCATCCCAACCGAAGGCGACCCGCTGAGCCACTACGGCTTGATCAACGCCGTGGCCGCCTGCGTGGACGACAGCGCGATCATTACCACCGACGTTGGCCAGCATCAGATGTGGACCGCCCAGGCCTACCCGCTGAACCGTCCGCGCCAGTGGCTGACCTCCGGCGGCCTCGGCACCATGGGCTTTGGTCTGCCTGCGGCCGTGGGCGCGGCGCTGGCGAATCCGGACCGCAAGGTGATCTGCTTCTCCGGCGACGGCAGCCTGATGATGAACATTCAGGAGATGGCGACCGCGGCCGAAAACCAGCTGGACGTGAAAATCATCCTGATGAACAACGAGGCGCTGGGGCTGGTGCACCAGCAGCAGAGCCTGTTCTACAAGCAGGGGGTATTTGCCGCGACCTATCCGGGGATGATTAACTTTATGCAGATTGCCGCCGGTTTTGGCCTGCATACCTGCGATCTGAACGCCGAAGAGGATGCCCACGCGGCGCTGCAGGCGGCGATTTCGCGCCCGGGCCCGGCGCTGATCCACGTGCGTATCGACCCTGAACAAAAAGTGTATCCGATGGTGCCGCCGGGTGCGGCAAATACTGAGATGGTGGGAGAATAA